The Pelmatolapia mariae isolate MD_Pm_ZW linkage group LG10_11, Pm_UMD_F_2, whole genome shotgun sequence genome includes a region encoding these proteins:
- the lrrc32 gene encoding transforming growth factor beta activator LRRC32, translating into MVRRLVKISHQLKVSTMDVLQLLFLLLVSCVAASAYPPQQPPPCRVVQMDVFCSDLSLRSAPLNLPDVVQMLDLSRNQVQNLTRETLAYHTNLRHLNLHSNKIHFIQPRLFEDMNDLKILDLSKNHLNVFAHSKTNIGPLKAVESLDLSNNGLYTGMSDYFLADSPRLVNLSLNSNSITEVAKDTFSGSLSLRKISLHNNIILKIEDGAFDILSHLTELDLSKNSIRCIDDFNLDKLKVFNLSQNSLESFQSAQSDTPYELITFDLSQNKMLFFPRLPKNNCLKYLDLSKNQIQNIKFMGNITFNCLRYLDMSYNQLKKMPEEYFSMMGSLEVLNVSNNCITSFSITDGGLLQRAKIINLSYNPLQSLTFGENTVQLLEELFLQGNDLTTLDYQIFQRLPNIKYLHLQQNNLQVCDSEPTEQNHKDPQSCVSFLSVPKLEALYLSENNLRSLPANTFANTPLKVLDLSLNPGLNMHKDSLSGLEHSLVHLSMRKNNISILKADLSLLRSLKYVDLSTNQLTTLPTWSKESSIESLNLQNNHLVTLDYSTILALKHSLKTLYMGSNPLSCCGNLRFIIMVQQSAVVIPDIETVTCVHEDYSEPVSIKKVTQTMCHGPPVQNYIITVIVILLLVMIVFVLLVKCCHSRRRKHNRGFRA; encoded by the exons ATGGTCAGGAGGCTTGTGAAGATTAGTCATCAGCTGAAAGTGAG CACCATGGACGTCCTCCAGCTGCTCTTCCTGCTGTTGGTCAGCTGCGTGGCGGCATCCGCGTACCCTCCCCAGCAACCCCCTCCATGCCGAGTT GTCCAGATGGATGTGTTTTGCAGCGATCTGAGCCTTAGAAGTGCGCCACTCAACCTTCCCGATGTCGTCCAAATGCTGGACCTTTCACGAAACCAGGTGCAGAATCTCACCCGGGAAACTTTAGCATACCACACCAACCTCCGGCATCTGAATCTCCACTCCAATAAGATCCACTTCATCCAGCCCAGGCTCTTCGAAGACATGAATGATCTGAAAATCCTGGATCTGTCCAAGAATCATTTGAATGTTTTTGCCCACTCCAAAACAAACATCGGACCTCTTAAAGCTGTGGAGTCACTGGATCTTTCAAACAACGGCCTATACACGGGGATGTCAGACTATTTCTTGGCTGACTCTCCCAGGCTGGTGAACCTTTCTCTGAACAGCAATAGCATCACTGAAGTAGCAAAAGATACCTTCAGTGGATCCTTGTCCTTGAGGAAAATCAGCCTCCACAATAATATCATCTTGAAAATTGAAGATGGAGCTTTTGACATTTTATCTCATTTGACCGAACTTGACTTGTCCAAGAATTCAATAAGGTGCATCGACGACTTCAATCTCGACAAATTAAAAGtgtttaatctcagccaaaacAGCTTGGAGTCATTCCAAAGCGCACAATCAGACACTCCTTATGAACTTATCACTTTTGACCTGAGTCAAAACAAAATGCTCTTCTTTCCCCGTCTCCCGAAAAACAACTGCCTTAAATATCTGGACCTTTCAAAAAATCAAATCCAAAACATTAAATTCATGGGAAACATAACGTTTAATTGCCTCAGATACCTGGACATGAGTTACAATCAACTCAAAAAAATGCCTGAAGAGTATTTTTCCATGATGGGATCACTGGAGGTCCTAAATGTGAGTAATAACTGCATTACCTCATTTTCTATTACTGATGGAGGCCTTCTACAGAGAGCTAAGATCATCAATCTGAGCTATAATCCACTGCAGAGTCTAACATTTGGAGAAAACACTGTGCAGTTGCTGGAAGAACTCTTCTTACAAGGAAACGACCTCACAACCCTGGACTATCAAATATTTCAGAGACTCCCCAACATCAAATACCTGCATCTCCAGCAGAACAACCTGCAAGTCTGTGACTCTGAGCCAACAGAGCAAAACCACAAGGATCCTCAAAGTTGTGTGTCCTTTTTATCTGTTCCAAAATTGGAGGCTTTGTACCTCTCTGAAAACAACCTGAGGAGTCTGCCCGCGAACACGTTTGCCAACACCCCATTGAAGGTCTTGGATTTGTCCCTGAATCCAGGCTTGAACATGCACAAAGACTCTCTTTCTGGTCTAGAGCATTCCCTGGTTCACCTTTCCATGAGGAAAAACAACATTTCCATTCTAAAAGCAGACCTGTCCTTACTGAGGAGCCTCAAATACGTAGATCTATCCACCAACCAGTTGACCACTCTGCCGACGTGGAGCAAAGAGTCCTCCATTGAGTCCCTAAATTTGCAGAACAACCACCTGGTGACCCTGGACTACAGCACCATCCTTGCTTTGAAGCACTCTCTAAAGACTCTTTATATGGGCTCCAATCCTCTGAGCTGCTGCGGCAATCTCAGATTTATCATCATGGTGCAGCAGTCCGCCGTGGTCATTCCTGACATTGAAACAGTGACCTGCGTTCACGAGGACTACTCTGAGCCGGTCAGCATCAAGAAGGTGACCCAGACAATGTGCCATGGACCACCCGTCCAGAACTATATTATTACAGTTATAGTGATATTGTTACTTGTGATGATCGTGTTCGTGCTCTTAGTTAAATGTTGCCACTCAAGGAGGCGGAAACATAACAGAGGTTTTAGGGCATAA